In Choloepus didactylus isolate mChoDid1 chromosome X, mChoDid1.pri, whole genome shotgun sequence, a genomic segment contains:
- the LOC119522687 gene encoding LOW QUALITY PROTEIN: RWD domain-containing protein 2B-like (The sequence of the model RefSeq protein was modified relative to this genomic sequence to represent the inferred CDS: substituted 1 base at 1 genomic stop codon) has product MFSLACILPFKYPAVLLEITVRSVSLSRSQXTQLNADLITYLQKNCCGDVCILNATDWVREHASGYISRDATSSTTTGSPAQSVDVILTRLWIYSHHIYNKCKRKNILEWAKELSLSGFSMPGKPGVVCVEGPQSACEEFWSRLRKLNWKRILIRHREDIPFDGTNDRMEKQRKFSIFEEKLFNVNGARGNHMDFGQLYQFLNARGCGDVFQMYFGVEGQ; this is encoded by the coding sequence atgttttctctggCCTgtattcttccttttaaatacCCTGCAGTTTTGCTTGAAATTACTGTCAGATCAGTATCACTAAGTAGATCCCAGTAGACTCAGCTGAACGCAGATCTGATCACATATCTGCAAAAGAATTGTTGTGGAGATGTCTGTATACTGAATGCCACTGATTGGGTTAGAGAACATGCTTCTGGCTATATCAGCAGAGATGCCACATCATCCACCACCACAGGAAGCCCAGCCCAGTCAGTAGATGTCATTCTCACGCGACTCTGGATTTATAGCCATCACATCTACaacaaatgcaaaagaaagaatattctaGAGTGGGCAAAGGAGCTTTCCCTGTCTGGATTTAGCATGCCTGGGAAACCTGGTGTTGTTTGTGTGGAAGGGCCACAAAGTGCTTGTGAAGAATTCTGGTCAAGGCTCAGAAAATTAAACTGGAAGAGAATTTTAATTCGCCATAGAGAAGATATTCCTTTTGATGGTacaaatgacagaatggaaaaacaaagaaaattttcaatttttgaagaaaaactaTTTAATGTTAATGGAGCCAGAGGAAACCACATGGACTTTGGTCAGCTGTATCAGTTTTTAAATGCCAGAGGATGTGGGGATGTTTTCCAGATGTACTTTGGTGTGGAAGGACAATGA